A genome region from Scyliorhinus torazame isolate Kashiwa2021f chromosome 13, sScyTor2.1, whole genome shotgun sequence includes the following:
- the LOC140387899 gene encoding leucine-rich repeat-containing protein 4-like, whose translation MCHIMNLLWQVTVHHTWNAALVLLVYLTVRMWSVCEASNREQSCPVICSCSNHFSKVVCTRRGLKEVPQGIPSNTRYLNLMENNIQLIKADTFRHLYHMEVLQLGRNSIRQIEVGAFNGLTSLNTLELFENRLTVIPSGAFESFSKLRELWLRNNPIESIPSYAFNRVPSLLRLDLGELRKLEYILDGAFEGLINLKYLNLGMCNLRDMPNLTPLVRLEELEMSSNHFPAIKPGSFQGLKSLKKLWLMNSQVNLIERNAFDDLTALVELNLAHNNLTSLPHDLFAPLKYLVELHLHHNPWNCDCDILWLAWWLREYIPTNSTCCGRCHSPPYMRGKYLTEVDKGTLQCSRPVILEPPQNLNISEGRTAKLKCRTSSMTSIRWLLPNSTVLSHGSTHPRISVFNNGTLYFLHVLITDAGTYKCMVTNVEGNADASAFLRVSMAEINTSNYTYFSTVTVETTPDTVRTKVPPFLSTPPTYKPAFISTPTVLLQSTRNPKPVVVIPTLATMDTTRTSLDEVMKTTKIIIGCFVAVTLLAAAMLIVFYKLRKRHQQRSTVAAARTIEIINVDEDITPSEGAVVVPSVHDHMNYNTYKPAHGAHWTENSLGNSLHTTIPEPFIIQTHTKEKVQETQI comes from the coding sequence ATGTGCCACATCATGAATCTCTTGTGGCAGGTAACTGTGCATCACACCTGGAATGCTGCCCTGGTTCTTCTTGTCTACCTCACGGTACGGATGTGGAGTGTGTGCGAAGCGTCAAACAGAGAACAGAGTTGTCCAGTTATCTGCTCCTGCAGTAATCACTTCAGCAAAGTCGTCTGCACTCGCCGTGGTCTCAAAGAGGTCCCTCAAGGGATCCCTTCTAATACCCGGTATCTCAACCTCATGGAGAACAATATCCAGCTTATCAAAGCAGACACCTTCCGACATCTATACCACATGGAGGTCTTGCAGCTCGGCCGGAATTCCATCCGGCAAATAGAGGTTGGTGCATTTAATGGACTGACTAGCCTTAACACACTGGAGTTGTTTGAGAACAGACTGACTGTGATACCAAGTGGCGCATTTGAGTCCTTTTCAAAGCTACGTGAATTGTGGctcaggaacaaccccattgaaagcATTCCATCATATGCATTTAATAGGGTGCCATCACTGCTGCGTCTGGATCTGGGAGAACTTAGAAAACTAGAGTACATCTTGGATGGTGCTTTTGAGGGCTTAATTAACTTAAAATACCTTAACCTAGGGATGTGTAATCTGAGGGATATGCCAAATCTCACACCACTGGTGAGATTGGAGGAATTGGAAATGTCTAGCAACCACTTCCCCGCAATTAAACCAGGATCATTTCAGGGGCTAAAATCACTAAAAAAGCTCTGGCTTATGAACTCACAAGTCAATCTGATTGAGCGAAATGCCTTTGATGACCTCACTGCATTGGTGGAACTAAATCTGGCCCACAATAACCTGACTTCGCTGCCACATGATCTGTTTGCACCACTGAAGTACCTTGTGGAGTTGCATCTGCACCACAATCCATGGAATTGCGATTGCGATATCCTCTGGCTCGCCTGGTGGCTGCGGGAGTACATCCCCACAAACTCTACTTGCTGTGGCCGGTGCCATTCCCCACCTTACATGAGGGGGAAATACTTGACCGAAGTAGACAAGGGCACTCTTCAATGCTCGCGCCCAGTTATTCTGGAGCCGCCACAGAACCTAAACATCTCTGAAGGGAGAACAGCCAAGTTGAAATGCCGAACATCTTCCATGACATCCATCAGGTGGTTGCTGCCCAACAGCACGGTATTGAGCCATGGCTCGACACATCCCCGTATATCTGTATTTAACAATGGAACCCTATACTTCTTGCACGTTTTAATAACAGATGCTGGTACCTACAAGTGTATGGTGACCAACGTGGAAGGGAACGCTGATGCATCAGCCTTCCTGAGAGTCAGCATGGCGGAGATCAACACGTCAAATTACACCTACTTTTCAACAGTTACCGTGGAAACGACACCAGACACCGTCAGGACTAAAGTACCACCGTTTCTGTCAACACCACCCACTTACAAGCCAGCGTTCATCTCCACTCCCACAGTGCTATTACAGAGCACGAGGAATCCAAAACCAGTGGTGGTGATCCCCACATTGGCCACTATGGACACGACCCGCACCAGCCTGGACGAGGTCATGAAAACCACGAAAATCATTATTGGCTGTTTCGTGGCGGTGACGCTGCTTGCAGCCGCCATGCTCATAGTGTTTTACAAACTCCGCAAACGGCACCAACAACGGAGCACGGTGGCGGCAGCCAGGACTATAGAGATCATTAACGTGGACGAGGACATCACGCCGTCAGAAGGAGCTGTCGTAGTGCCCTCGGTCCATGACCACATGAACTATAACACGTACAAACCAGCACATGGGGCTCACTGGACAGAGAACAGCCTGGGTAACTCGCTCCACACTACAATACCGGAGCCCTTTATTATACAAACACATACCAAGGAGAAAGTTCAGGAGACTCAGATCTGA